A single region of the Mechercharimyces sp. CAU 1602 genome encodes:
- the typA gene encoding translational GTPase TypA has product MKPTDIRNIAIIAHVDHGKTTLVDAMLKQSRIFRDNQHVDDRVMDSNDLERERGITILSKNTAITYQDIKINIIDTPGHADFGGEVERVMNMVDGVLLLVDSVEGPMPQTKFVLRQALSRGHKVIVVVNKIDRANARPDYVINTTFDLFVDLGATEEQAEFPVIYTSALAGIAGKEPEELTENLEPLFEEIVEYLPHPNVSLDEPTQMQATLMGFDDYKGKIVIGRLNSGRIQKNQPLIHITEDGSHLPVKAAQVFTHQGLNRVEVEEATCGDIIALTGLGDVGIGDTIADADNPRALPRIKVEEPTLRVTFGINTSPFAGREGKFVTSRKLRERLYLESERDVALKVAETDSAETFYVSGRGELHLGILIENMRREGFEFEVSKPEVILKKIEDKWHEPFESVEVEVSEAYQGAVVELLGQRKGQMQDMQLRDNGLIHYTFLVPTRGLIGFRQQFLTATRGEGLINTLFAGYQPFTGDIQTRSHGSLVAWEPGETNNYGLHAAQERGQLFIPSGTPVYEGMVVGQHIREGDLEVNVCKKKQLTNFRASGSDDSLRLEPPKDLSLDDALEYLAEDELLEVTPESFRIRKRVLAKNERRRLAKQGGRRE; this is encoded by the coding sequence ATGAAACCAACTGATATCCGTAACATAGCTATTATCGCTCACGTTGACCACGGTAAAACCACTCTCGTTGATGCGATGCTCAAACAGAGCCGAATTTTTCGTGATAACCAACATGTAGATGATCGCGTCATGGATTCCAACGACTTGGAACGTGAACGTGGGATCACCATTTTGTCAAAAAACACAGCTATCACCTATCAAGATATTAAGATCAATATTATTGATACCCCAGGACACGCTGATTTCGGTGGTGAAGTAGAGCGCGTCATGAATATGGTAGACGGTGTACTTCTTCTGGTCGACTCAGTAGAAGGCCCCATGCCACAAACCAAGTTTGTGCTTCGACAAGCTCTTTCACGTGGTCACAAAGTAATCGTGGTCGTCAATAAAATCGATCGCGCCAACGCACGTCCAGATTATGTGATCAATACCACTTTTGACCTATTTGTCGATTTGGGAGCAACAGAGGAACAAGCTGAATTCCCAGTCATCTATACAAGTGCACTTGCTGGTATTGCTGGAAAAGAACCCGAAGAGCTCACAGAAAACCTGGAGCCTCTTTTTGAAGAAATCGTTGAGTACTTGCCTCACCCTAATGTTTCATTAGATGAGCCAACACAGATGCAAGCCACTCTGATGGGCTTTGATGACTATAAAGGTAAAATCGTCATTGGTCGTCTAAACAGCGGACGCATTCAAAAAAATCAACCCCTGATTCATATTACAGAAGATGGTTCTCATCTACCTGTAAAAGCAGCACAGGTGTTTACTCATCAAGGGCTGAACCGTGTGGAAGTAGAGGAAGCCACTTGCGGAGATATTATCGCATTGACAGGATTAGGCGATGTAGGCATTGGGGATACCATCGCAGATGCAGACAACCCACGTGCGTTGCCTCGTATTAAAGTGGAAGAACCTACTTTGCGTGTCACTTTTGGTATTAACACCAGTCCTTTCGCTGGACGTGAAGGTAAATTTGTCACCTCCCGTAAACTGCGCGAACGCCTCTACTTGGAATCTGAACGCGATGTGGCTCTAAAGGTGGCAGAAACGGATTCCGCGGAAACATTTTATGTCTCCGGTCGTGGTGAACTTCATCTCGGTATCTTAATTGAAAACATGCGCCGAGAAGGCTTCGAATTTGAAGTGAGCAAGCCTGAAGTGATTCTGAAAAAGATCGAAGACAAGTGGCATGAACCCTTCGAAAGTGTTGAGGTAGAGGTGAGTGAAGCTTACCAAGGCGCCGTAGTTGAATTGCTCGGACAACGTAAAGGGCAGATGCAAGATATGCAACTGCGCGATAATGGTCTCATTCACTACACTTTCCTCGTCCCAACTCGTGGATTGATCGGGTTCCGGCAACAATTCCTCACTGCTACCCGTGGTGAAGGATTAATCAATACTCTATTTGCTGGTTACCAACCCTTTACAGGGGATATCCAAACCCGTAGCCATGGGTCACTCGTAGCTTGGGAGCCTGGTGAAACAAACAACTATGGTTTACATGCCGCTCAAGAGCGAGGGCAGCTTTTCATCCCTTCTGGAACACCCGTCTACGAAGGCATGGTGGTCGGACAACATATTCGCGAGGGCGACTTGGAGGTTAACGTTTGTAAGAAAAAGCAATTAACCAACTTCCGTGCCTCCGGCTCCGATGACTCCCTTCGTTTGGAACCACCAAAAGACTTATCACTAGATGATGCACTCGAATACCTAGCCGAAGACGAATTATTGGAAGTTACTCCGGAATCTTTCCGTATTCGTAAACGCGTCCTGGCTAAAAACGAACGCCGTCGTTTAGCTAAACAAGGCGGTCGCCGAGAATAA